The following proteins are co-located in the Candidatus Neomarinimicrobiota bacterium genome:
- a CDS encoding CRTAC1 family protein: MKRDKLTFIDVTREAGLGDFRHETGAFGGKLFPESMGSGGGFIDYDNDNWPDILLVGGGEWPSHETKHVPALWLYHNNGDGTFTLKTEEAGLGGISAYGFGVTVADYDNDGDQDFYFTTLSRNMLFRNEKGVFFEVGEISGSSGEPSWGTSAIFFDADRDGWVDLYVGNYVEWSPENDLLCTLDGVNKDYCTPELYIGVPGRYYRSNGDGTFMDETETAGFLPAPGKTLGVTEFDFNRDGWVDLVVANDTQRDLLYVNNGDGTFTEKGALFGVAYDEHGRARAGMGIDAGVVDKSGEETIFVGHFSKEMIGVFRYGAGGLFEERSAISRIGRPSLMRLTFGIFLFDVDLDGDLDLFTANGHVQPDIELTQDGISYSQPPYLFLNKGDGTFEDVASTSGEGFIEPVVGRGAAYADFDRNGKLDIMVTENGGPVHLWRNNSAGNRFLRVRLEGSKSNRDGISSRLVAWVNDQRMERRIRTGSSFLSSSEKTATFGLGEATFVDSLLVYWPSGLVEHFSEVSADQEVQLVEGSGSLVRNPMSVGSTITSQ, translated from the coding sequence GTGAAACGAGACAAACTCACTTTTATTGATGTAACGAGAGAAGCCGGACTAGGCGATTTTCGGCACGAAACGGGTGCATTCGGGGGAAAATTGTTTCCTGAATCAATGGGTTCGGGAGGTGGTTTTATCGATTACGATAATGACAACTGGCCAGACATCCTTCTTGTAGGAGGGGGAGAATGGCCCTCCCATGAGACTAAACATGTTCCGGCATTATGGCTCTACCATAATAATGGAGACGGTACTTTCACACTAAAAACTGAAGAGGCTGGGTTGGGCGGTATTTCCGCTTATGGTTTTGGTGTAACCGTGGCCGATTACGACAATGACGGAGATCAGGATTTCTATTTTACCACGCTCAGCCGGAACATGTTGTTTCGTAACGAGAAGGGCGTATTTTTTGAGGTGGGCGAGATTTCGGGAAGCTCTGGCGAACCTTCATGGGGTACCTCCGCTATCTTTTTCGACGCTGATCGGGACGGCTGGGTGGATCTTTACGTGGGCAATTATGTGGAATGGTCACCGGAAAATGACCTTCTGTGTACACTCGATGGTGTGAACAAGGATTATTGTACGCCGGAACTTTACATCGGTGTTCCGGGTCGCTATTATCGAAGCAATGGGGATGGTACGTTCATGGATGAGACAGAGACAGCTGGATTCTTACCGGCCCCTGGGAAAACGCTTGGTGTAACCGAATTTGACTTCAACAGGGATGGTTGGGTGGACCTGGTGGTGGCAAATGATACGCAGCGTGATCTGTTGTATGTGAACAATGGTGACGGTACGTTCACAGAAAAAGGGGCATTATTTGGGGTCGCTTATGATGAACACGGTAGGGCTAGAGCTGGCATGGGTATTGATGCCGGTGTTGTGGACAAGAGCGGTGAAGAAACCATTTTCGTAGGTCATTTTTCAAAGGAAATGATTGGGGTCTTCAGATATGGAGCAGGGGGACTGTTTGAAGAGCGGTCAGCAATATCAAGAATTGGCCGCCCGAGTCTAATGAGACTTACGTTTGGTATTTTCCTTTTTGACGTTGACCTTGACGGAGATCTCGATCTTTTTACGGCTAATGGACACGTACAGCCCGATATAGAGCTAACTCAAGACGGTATTTCATATTCACAGCCACCCTATCTTTTTCTCAATAAGGGAGATGGTACCTTTGAGGACGTGGCGAGTACGAGCGGTGAGGGTTTTATTGAACCCGTTGTTGGTCGTGGCGCAGCTTATGCCGATTTTGACCGTAACGGTAAACTTGATATTATGGTAACTGAGAATGGGGGTCCCGTGCATCTCTGGCGAAACAATTCTGCGGGAAATCGTTTTCTCAGGGTTCGTTTGGAAGGCAGCAAAAGCAACCGCGATGGTATCAGTTCACGATTGGTAGCTTGGGTGAACGATCAGCGAATGGAACGGCGGATCCGGACTGGATCGAGTTTTCTCTCGAGCTCGGAGAAAACAGCAACCTTTGGCCTTGGTGAGGCAACCTTTGTCGATTCCCTTCTGGTATACTGGCCCTCCGGACTGGTGGAGCACTTCAGTGAAGTGTCGGCGGATCAGGAGGTGCAGCTTGTGGAAGGATCGGGCTCACTCGTTAGGAATCCAATGTCGGTTGGGAGTACCATCACCTCTCAATGA